In one window of Arachis ipaensis cultivar K30076 chromosome B06, Araip1.1, whole genome shotgun sequence DNA:
- the LOC107605722 gene encoding 60S ribosomal protein L7-2 isoform X1, which yields MSSSQSPSSPLCFLPLSDLSFLPPSPTLPFLPCCCLQKQELYIVAKNVIREMGEEVKAIVPESVLKKQKREEEWALKKKEELNAAKKKRAESRKLIYSRAKQYAKEYQEQEKELIQLKREAKLKGGFYVDPEAKLLFIIRIRGINAMDPKSRKILQLLRLRQIFNGVFLKVNKATMNMLHRVEPYVTYGYPNLKSVKELIYKRGFGKLNKQRIALTDNSIIEKALGEHGIICIEDLIHEIITVGSHFKEANNFLWPFKLKAPLGGLKKKRNHYVEGGDAGNRENYINELIRRMN from the exons ATGTCGTCAAGCCAGTCTCCTTCGAGCCCTCTCTGTTTCCTCCCTCTGTCCGATCTGAGTTTCCTTCCTCCCTCACCGACACTTCCCTTCCTCCCTTGTTGTTG CCTCCAAAAGCAAGAACTGTATATTGTTGCCAAGAATGTAATTAGAG AGATGGGTGAGGAGGTGAAAGCAATTGTTCCCGAGTCTGTGCTTAAGAAGCAGAAGAGGGAGGAGGAATGGGCcttgaagaaaaaggaggagctTAATGCTGCAAAGAAGAAGAGAGCTGAGAGCCGCAAGCTCATTTACAGCAGGGCAAAGCAATATGCAAAGGAATACCAGGAGCAG GAAAAGGAGCTGATCCAATTGAAGCGGGAAGCAAAGCTGAAAGGTGGATTCTATGTTGATCCAGAGGCTAAACTCCTGTTTATCATCCGCATCCGTGG TATCAATGCCATGGACCCCAAGTCAAGAAAGATCTTGCAGTTGTTGAGGTTGAGACAG ATCTTCAATGGTGTGTTCCTAAAAGTTAATAAGGCCACAATGAACATGCTTCACAGGGTTGAACCATATGTGACCTATGG ATACCCAAATCTGAAGAGTGTAAAAGAGCTTATTTACAAGAGGGGATTTGGTAAGTTGAACAAGCAGAGAATTGCCCTAACCGACAACTCCATAATTGAGAAG GCACTGGGCGAACATGGAATTATCTGCATCGAAGATCTTATCCATGAGATCATAACAGTTGGTTCCCATTTCAAGGAAGCAAACAACTTCCTTTGGCCATTTAAGCTCAAGGCTCCATTGGGTggcttgaagaagaagaggaaccaCTATGTTGAAGGAGGAGATGCCGGAAACAGGGAGAACTACATCAATGAGCTTATTAGGAGAATGAATTAA
- the LOC107605722 gene encoding 60S ribosomal protein L7-4 isoform X2, with protein sequence MGEEVKAIVPESVLKKQKREEEWALKKKEELNAAKKKRAESRKLIYSRAKQYAKEYQEQEKELIQLKREAKLKGGFYVDPEAKLLFIIRIRGINAMDPKSRKILQLLRLRQIFNGVFLKVNKATMNMLHRVEPYVTYGYPNLKSVKELIYKRGFGKLNKQRIALTDNSIIEKALGEHGIICIEDLIHEIITVGSHFKEANNFLWPFKLKAPLGGLKKKRNHYVEGGDAGNRENYINELIRRMN encoded by the exons ATGGGTGAGGAGGTGAAAGCAATTGTTCCCGAGTCTGTGCTTAAGAAGCAGAAGAGGGAGGAGGAATGGGCcttgaagaaaaaggaggagctTAATGCTGCAAAGAAGAAGAGAGCTGAGAGCCGCAAGCTCATTTACAGCAGGGCAAAGCAATATGCAAAGGAATACCAGGAGCAG GAAAAGGAGCTGATCCAATTGAAGCGGGAAGCAAAGCTGAAAGGTGGATTCTATGTTGATCCAGAGGCTAAACTCCTGTTTATCATCCGCATCCGTGG TATCAATGCCATGGACCCCAAGTCAAGAAAGATCTTGCAGTTGTTGAGGTTGAGACAG ATCTTCAATGGTGTGTTCCTAAAAGTTAATAAGGCCACAATGAACATGCTTCACAGGGTTGAACCATATGTGACCTATGG ATACCCAAATCTGAAGAGTGTAAAAGAGCTTATTTACAAGAGGGGATTTGGTAAGTTGAACAAGCAGAGAATTGCCCTAACCGACAACTCCATAATTGAGAAG GCACTGGGCGAACATGGAATTATCTGCATCGAAGATCTTATCCATGAGATCATAACAGTTGGTTCCCATTTCAAGGAAGCAAACAACTTCCTTTGGCCATTTAAGCTCAAGGCTCCATTGGGTggcttgaagaagaagaggaaccaCTATGTTGAAGGAGGAGATGCCGGAAACAGGGAGAACTACATCAATGAGCTTATTAGGAGAATGAATTAA